Genomic segment of Umezawaea sp. Da 62-37:
GCATCGACATGGCCCTGACCCTGGCGGGTCTGATCTCGGGCGACCACGCCGCCCAGGTCGTCCAGCTCATCATCGAGTACGCGCCGGAACCGCCCTACGACGCGGGATCGGTGGACTCCGCGTCGGCGGAGGTCTTCGAAGGCGCGATGGCGGTGCTGACCGGGCGGCCCCCCGCCGACGGCACCGCCTGACAACCCGTTGGAGGACCGCATGGCTGAGGTGACGTGACCGTGAAGCGATCGTCCACACAGGACGGAGGTACCGAGCGCGGGGGCGACCGGTCCGGCGTGCCGGCGCGGCAGGAGACCACCTCGTCGGCCGGGTGTGGTTGATGAACCACTCCCGCGGTGCGAGCATCGCCGAGGTGAGATCCCGAACGGTGCTCGTCCTGCTGTTCGACGGGGCGCAGCCCCTCGACGTGGCGGGGCCCTTGGACGTGTTCTCGGCGGCGGCGCACTTCGCCGGGGACGGGACGCCCCCGTACGTCGTCCGCACGGCTTCGCTCGGTGGCGTGACCGTCCGGTGCGCCGGTGGCCTGCACGTGGTCCCCGATCTCGACCTCGGCGACGTCGAGGACCCCGACATCCTCCTCGTGCCGGGCGGGCCGGGCGTGGAGGCCGCCGACGACCGGCTGGTGGCCTGGCTGCGGGAGCGCGCTCCCCACGTGGAGCGCGTGGTGTCCGTGTGCACCGGGGCGTTCCTCCTGGCCGGGGCCGGGCTGCTCGACGGCCGTCGGGCGACGACCCACTGGGGGTCGTGCGACGCCCTCGCGAGCAGGTTCCCCCTGGTCGCGGTCGATCCCGACCCGATCTTCGTCCGGGACGGCGCGGTCTCCACGTCGGCGGGCGTGACGGCCGGGGTGGACCTCGCCATCGCGCTGGTCGAGGAGGACTTCGGTAGCGCGGTCGCGCACCGGATCGCCCGGCTCCTGGTGGTCTACCTGCGACGGCCGGGCAACCAGGCGCAGGTCAGCGTGCAGCTCTCGGCGCAGATCGCCCGATCGGACCCGCTCCGGGAGATCCAGTACTGGGCCGCCGCCAACCTGACCGCCGACCTGTCGATTCCCGCGCTGGCCCGGCGCGCGGGCCTGTCCACCCGGCAGTTCTCCCGCGCGTTCACCGAACAGGTCGGGATCACCCCCGGCCGCTACGTCGACCTGGCCCGATTGGAGGCCGCGCAGCACGCGCTGACCGACACCGGCGACGGCGTGATCGGCATCGCCCGCCGCTGCGGCTACGGCACACCGGAGGCGATGCGCCGCGCGTTCGTACGCGACCTCGACATCTCACCCACGCAGTACCGCCACCGGTTCGCGAACCCGTCGGCGGCCGGGAAGGGGCTTCGGTAGGGCCCTGGGCACGCCATCACGCGTCGGCTGAACGAACTCGGGTTCGTCGACGTCATCGAGGGAACGGTGTACACGATCCTGCCGCGGCTGGAGCGGAACGGGCTCGTCCAGGTCGCCGAACGACCGTCCGAGGTGGGCCCGAAGTGAACTTCTGGGACAGCATCACGGGCAACGACCTCACCAGGGAGCACAAGGCGTTCGAAACCAGGGCCGCCGCGTTGCCCGCCGACCGCCGGGTGGTGTGGGAAGAAGTCAAGACCCACCTCTCCCCGCACGGCTCCCTGCTCTACGGGATCGTCGACTTCTTCGAGGAGGGCGTGGCGGCGGGCAAGGGGGTCCTGGAACTCATCGGCGTCGACGTCGCGACCTTCTGCGACGACCTGGTGGACAGCCGCGGTCTCGGCATCACCGGGTAGTCCTGGCGATCACCGCGCGGGCCAGGAGTCCGGCGATGACGGCGCCCGCGGTGTTCATCGCCCAGTCGTTGCTGTCGCACGCACGCCCGATGACGGGCAGGACGGCTTGCGCGGCCTCGATCGCGATGGACACGCCGGAACCGGCCACGACCGTCAGCAGCGGTCGGCGGGTGGCCAGTGCGGCGAAGAAGACCAGCGGGAGCAGCAGGGCCACG
This window contains:
- a CDS encoding DUF1048 domain-containing protein — protein: MNFWDSITGNDLTREHKAFETRAAALPADRRVVWEEVKTHLSPHGSLLYGIVDFFEEGVAAGKGVLELIGVDVATFCDDLVDSRGLGITG
- a CDS encoding GlxA family transcriptional regulator, producing MRSRTVLVLLFDGAQPLDVAGPLDVFSAAAHFAGDGTPPYVVRTASLGGVTVRCAGGLHVVPDLDLGDVEDPDILLVPGGPGVEAADDRLVAWLRERAPHVERVVSVCTGAFLLAGAGLLDGRRATTHWGSCDALASRFPLVAVDPDPIFVRDGAVSTSAGVTAGVDLAIALVEEDFGSAVAHRIARLLVVYLRRPGNQAQVSVQLSAQIARSDPLREIQYWAAANLTADLSIPALARRAGLSTRQFSRAFTEQVGITPGRYVDLARLEAAQHALTDTGDGVIGIARRCGYGTPEAMRRAFVRDLDISPTQYRHRFANPSAAGKGLR